A genomic window from Neoarius graeffei isolate fNeoGra1 chromosome 5, fNeoGra1.pri, whole genome shotgun sequence includes:
- the LOC132885944 gene encoding uncharacterized protein LOC132885944 → MVRTLSRLSECLGKMRTTMQRELRKLESAQSEEEDDGGVDEDEDVQYVDTAALLNEDDGFEFQLPRHQCCACHILNLITSEDSTNATSNDAYKKLHHATFGKCYGLWNKYGRSTLAAEMIEDVCSIQLLRPNKTRWNSLFMAVERLLWINKEKGQGALRAIATDLKVPMFNPAELAFLTEYAAVMSPVAQATNILQAETNAQMGWLLPTIHLLMVKLDKVKLQLKYCRPLVDALQSGIQNRFGHMFRDAELVGAAILLPKFRTTWTKDDATIKMGIDYIKQHIEDPSLPPGATRSSSSDEDDFFSSLQVLKTQDGAKQLDAYLSCSADHMDLLKSFSSVCKLSVKLNTPLPASAACERLFSIAGLVFSPQRVQLNSRHFESQLLLKVNRKFYSFK, encoded by the exons ATGGTTCGAACTTTGTCAAGGCTTTCCGAGTGTTTGGGGAAGATGAGAACAACAATGCAGAGGGAGTTGAGGAAGCTGGAGTCTGCACAGTCTGAAGAGGAAGACGATGGTGGAGTGGATGAGGACGAAGATGTACAGTACGTTGATACGGcagctcttctaaatgaagatgaTGGCTTTGAATTTCAACTACCGAGACACCAATGCTGTGCTTGTCATATCTTAAATCTAATCACTAGTGAAGATTCCACAAATGCAACCTCCAATGATGCATACAAAAAGCTGCACCATGCAACGTTTGGCAAGTGTTACGGCCTATGGAACAAATATGGAAGATCCACACTTGCAGCTGAGAtgattgaagatgtctgttccattCAGCTTCTAAGACCAAATAAAACAAGGTGGAATTCCTTGTTCATGGCCGTGGAACGCCTACTCTGGATTAATAAAGAGAAGGGACAGGGGGCCCTAAGAGCTATTGCCACCGACCTGAAGGTCCCAAT GTTCAACCCAGCGGAACTTGCATTTCTCACTGAATATGCTGCTGTAATGAGCCCTGTCGCCCAAGCAACCAACATACTGCAAGCAGAGACCAACGCACAAATGGGGTGGCTACTTCCTACAATCCACCTGCTGATGGTCAAACTCGACAAGGTCAAGTTGCAGCTGAAGTACTGCAGGCCTCTTGTTGATGCTCTACAGTCTGGAATTCAGAACCGTTTTGGGCACATGTTCAGGGATGCTGAGCTGGTTGGAGCTGCAATTCTTCTTCCCAAATTCCGAACGACATGGACGAAGGACGACGCTACCATCAAAATGG GAATCGATTACATCAAGCAGCATATAGAGGATCCCTCCCTCCCGCCGGGTGCAACCAGGTCGAGTTCATCAGATGAGGATGACTTCTTCTCGTCCCTGCAGGTGTTGAAGACCCAAGATGGTGCCAAACAGTTGGATGCCTACCTGTCCTgctcagctgaccacatggacttgCTGAAGTCTTTCTCTTCTGTTTGCAAACTGTCTGTCAAGCTCAACACGCCACTGCCAGCATCAGCAGCATGCGAAAGGCTGTTCAGCATAGCAGGGCTTGTTTTCAGCCCACAAAGAGTACAGCTAAATTCTAGGCATTTTGAAAGCCAGCTGCTTTTGAAGGTGAACAGAAAGTTTTACAGTTTCAAGTGA